From the genome of Deltaproteobacteria bacterium:
GGGGAAGAAGAGTCTCGGGCTCCGGTTTCGGTACCGCGCCCAGGATCGCACCCTCACTGAAGACGAGGAGGATCCTTTCCCATGCCCTTGCCCAGTGTCGGCACTGGCTCCAGAGGCATCTTCTGAATCCGTGAGATATGCAGTTAATCATTTGATTTTACAAAATAAGCCTACGGCCAGGGTATTTGTTCCGTGCGGCAAATAGCCTCCTGTCCATGGGGGCAGATTTGCCGTTAGAGCCCCATCCGTGGGCGCCTCCATCCACAAATACCCCGTCCGTAGGCTTATGCTGTGAAATCGAACGGTTGAGTGCATATCTCACGGATTCAGGACTATTTTAAAATAAAGGCCCGCTCAAAGAGAGTCTGATTATCTGGAGGATATATGAATTCCCAACATAAGCACCACGAACATGCTTCCCAGCCTCATGCCGAGGTATCGACTGGATTTAATGACCCTGTGTGCGGGATGAGCGTTGATTCGAAAAGCCCCCATAGGTTTTCCCATAAAGGAAAAGATTATTTTTTCTGCAGCGCTCATTGCCTCACAAAGTTTCAAGAACATCCGGAAAAATATGGTGTCAGCCATGAACCTCCAGTGGGTACAGGCGTGCTGAAGGAAGTTGAAATGGAGGAGTTCAAGGACCCGGTATGCGGGATGAGCGTGGGTAAAGACAGCCCTCATCGTTATGATTACAAAGGGAAAATATATCTTTTCTGCTGTCCCCATTGTCTGGCGAAGTTTAAAGAGAATCCTGAACAGTATATTGGCGTAAGCGAGCAGCCTGCCAAAGCAGCATTGCGTGAAGCTGGAGAAAAGGCGCTTCCCGGAGCCATCTATACATGTCCCATGCATCCTGAAATTAGGCAGAAGGGCCCCGGAAGCTGTCCTAAATGTGGGATGGCTCTGGAGCCCGAGGTGCCGGCTACATTGATTACAGAGTGGTACTGTCCCATGCACCCGGAGGTGGTTCAAAACGAGCCGGGAAGTTGTCCAAAGTGCGGTATGGCCTTAGAACAGCGAACCATTTCAGGAGTGGAAGAGGAAAATCCTGAACTAATTGACATGACCCGAAGGTTCTGGGTCAGCCTTATACTGACCATCCCGGTATTCGTAATTGCCATGGGAGACCTGATCCCTGGCCGTCCTCTGGAGAAACTCGCCTCCCCCAGGGTGCTCGGCTTGCTGGAGCTTATCCTTGCAACACCGGTTTGCCTCTGGGGCGGGTGGCCTTTTTTTGTACGGGGTGTGCAATCCATAATAAACATGAACCTCAATATGTTCACATTGATTGGGCTGGGCGTTTCTGTGGCATATGGATACAGCTTCATTGCCGCTATCTTCCCGGACATATTTCCGTCTTCCTTCAGGGGTAAAGGCGGAGAGGTGGCGGTCTATTTCGAGGCAGCTGCGGTCATCACCACTCTGGTCCTTCTAGGTCAGGTCATGGAGCTTAGGGCGCGCAGCCAGACCAGTGCAGCTATCAAGGCCCTTCTGGGGCTTGCCCCAAAGACAGCCCGTATCATCCATGCGGACGGAAGCGAGGAAGACATGCCACTGGAGCATGTAAAGCCAGGGGACCTTCTGCGCGTGCGGCCAGGGGAAAAGGTGCCTGTAGACGGTGTTGTTGCGGAAGGTACAAGTTCTGTTGATGAATCCATGGTCACCGGAGAACCGATCCCTGTAGAAAAACATCCAGGCGACCGACTTATTGGCGCTACAGTGAACGGGACCGGTTCACTTGTCATGAAAGCAGAACGGGTAGGCGCAGAGACCCTGCTTGCTCAGATCGTCCGCATGGTGGCAGAAGCCCAGCGAAGCCGGGCACCCATCCAGAAACTTGCCGACCTAGTGGCAGGCTATTTCGTACCTGTTGTTGTGCTGGTTGCAATTATCACATTTATCGTCTGGAGTATGATAGGGCCAGAACCAAGAATGGCCCATGCCCTGATCAATGCAGTTGCTGTTCTCATCATTGCCTGTCCTTGCGCGCTGGGCCTTGCCACCCCCATGTCCATCATGGTTGCAACAGGCAAGGGAGCAACCCTGGGTGTTCTTTTCAAGAATGCTGAGTCCATCGAGGTTATGCACAAGGTGGATACACTGGTTGTGGACAAGACAGGCACACTTACTGAAGGAAGACCGAAACTCGTTTCCGTCAGACCTGCCAGGGAATGGGATGAGGCGGAACTCCTTCGCCTTGCAGCAAGCCTGGAACGGGGAAGTGAGCACCCCCTTGCTGCGGCAATTGTTGCAGGAGCCAAGGAAAGGGGGTTGGAGCTTGCTGAAGTTAGGGATTTCGAATCCGTAACAGGCAAAGGTGTAACCGGAAAGGTCGATAAAAGAAACATCGCCTTTGGCAATCTCAAGCTGCTTGGCGAGCTGGGTATAGATGCCAGCTCCCTGTCAGCAGAGGCAGAAGCTTTGCGGGCTGAAGGCCAGACAGTAATGTTTATAGCAGTGGATCAGAAAGTCGCAGGTATGGTAGGTGTTGCTGATCCAATCAAGAAAACCACCCCTCAGGCAATCAGGGAGCTTCATGGAGAGAACATCCGCATAGTCATGCTCACTGGTGACAGCCGGGCAACTGCCGAGGCCGTAGCGCGAAAGCTCGATCTTGATGAGGTGATGGCAGAGGTGTTGCCTGACCAGAAGACTTCAGCGGTCAAAAAGCTTCAGGATGAAGGACGGATGGTGGCGATGGCTGGCGATGGCATCAACGATGCTCCGGCCCTCTCCCAGGCGCATGTAGGTATTGCCATGGGAACTGGAACGGATGTGGCCATGGAAAGCGCAGACATTACCCTCGTAAAGGGCGATCTCAGGGGCATTGTGAGAGCAAGAATGCTGAGCCGGGCTACCATGAAGAACATCAAGCAGAATCTCTTTTTTGCTTTTGTTTATAATTCGTTGGGTATACCCTTAGCCGCGGGAATACTGTACCCGGCTTTCGGGCTTTTACTGAGTCCAATGATAGCGGCTGCAGCCATGAGCTTCAGTTCGGTGTCCGTTGTAAGCAATGCATTAAGACTGCGTAATTTGAAGCTATAAGGTATTCCTGGATCCGTGAGCGTACTGATTACAATGTCCCTATTGGGCCGGTTGGGGTCAAATTTTCTTCAATGGCGGCCTTTTTTCTCCCTGAATCCGTGAGATATGAACTTAACTTGGCAATTTTTCACAATAAG
Proteins encoded in this window:
- a CDS encoding heavy metal translocating P-type ATPase, coding for MNSQHKHHEHASQPHAEVSTGFNDPVCGMSVDSKSPHRFSHKGKDYFFCSAHCLTKFQEHPEKYGVSHEPPVGTGVLKEVEMEEFKDPVCGMSVGKDSPHRYDYKGKIYLFCCPHCLAKFKENPEQYIGVSEQPAKAALREAGEKALPGAIYTCPMHPEIRQKGPGSCPKCGMALEPEVPATLITEWYCPMHPEVVQNEPGSCPKCGMALEQRTISGVEEENPELIDMTRRFWVSLILTIPVFVIAMGDLIPGRPLEKLASPRVLGLLELILATPVCLWGGWPFFVRGVQSIINMNLNMFTLIGLGVSVAYGYSFIAAIFPDIFPSSFRGKGGEVAVYFEAAAVITTLVLLGQVMELRARSQTSAAIKALLGLAPKTARIIHADGSEEDMPLEHVKPGDLLRVRPGEKVPVDGVVAEGTSSVDESMVTGEPIPVEKHPGDRLIGATVNGTGSLVMKAERVGAETLLAQIVRMVAEAQRSRAPIQKLADLVAGYFVPVVVLVAIITFIVWSMIGPEPRMAHALINAVAVLIIACPCALGLATPMSIMVATGKGATLGVLFKNAESIEVMHKVDTLVVDKTGTLTEGRPKLVSVRPAREWDEAELLRLAASLERGSEHPLAAAIVAGAKERGLELAEVRDFESVTGKGVTGKVDKRNIAFGNLKLLGELGIDASSLSAEAEALRAEGQTVMFIAVDQKVAGMVGVADPIKKTTPQAIRELHGENIRIVMLTGDSRATAEAVARKLDLDEVMAEVLPDQKTSAVKKLQDEGRMVAMAGDGINDAPALSQAHVGIAMGTGTDVAMESADITLVKGDLRGIVRARMLSRATMKNIKQNLFFAFVYNSLGIPLAAGILYPAFGLLLSPMIAAAAMSFSSVSVVSNALRLRNLKL